A genomic segment from Polyangium mundeleinium encodes:
- a CDS encoding DEAD/DEAH box helicase — protein sequence MSGKSMDVFSLRDSIVAEYRKFATSFTTIHADDIRSQVEALYAKGRFWPDPLIQINPSYKRGANIETLIAGGALAPGTADIFRADGAPLSLYKHQEQAIALASQGESYVVTTGTGSGKSLCFFIPIVSAVLAEKRGSASKRTRAIIIYPMNALANSQLEELDKFVANVQGERPITFARYTGQEDSEERRRVAENPPDILLTNFMMLELLMTRQDELDRKVIGNCAGLRFLVLDELHTYRGRQGADVALLVRRVRERLSPEKLQCIGTSATMASEGSARNKQEVVAGIASKLFSTTVDPSHVIIEELERVTDKSRRAESVKSVLGTAIDAGLPSNITDEGLHDHPLAIWTETRLGITTADANPAWHRARPRTLDEAARELAAEAGRDEEACRAALRTLLLVSSLPERDRTGDPSATHRSFFAFKLHQFISGAGHAFATFEPPGKRSVTVEGQQYLPGDPDKRLYPVHFCRECGHEYHPVRFVSDSGERVFLARDIDDAAPAKTDDEPESDEDESPDREVFGFLTLHARDPEFTFADREEDYPETWLDFDAAGNPRIKSHYRSARAREVIVAPNGKVGSGAKAWFIPGRFRFCLRCGATYSTSARDRTRLASLSAEGRSSATTVLVGSALRWMHGRDSGLPTHTRKLLGFTDNRQDAALQSGHFNDFLFVSLIRAAFLGALDVAGHKGLRSDELGTAQQRALGFDRPAPELRVEWLLEPTLKGFNLMEAESALRQVLSYRVWFDQRRGWRYTNPNLEQLGLVTVEYLGIDELASDEDLFATAPDVLRLASPAVRKAVYLEVFDHLRKWMAIRSQVLDPTVIEQMLQKSHSRLRAPWGFGNDEKPRKARWLLISPPSRKNTSLRDEDLIVRGGSRSALGKTIKSSRGSRTPQEPDGRKLWDNPSTVRALKPEDFDTLIEVLLKAACTHGLVSEEVTPFGDQTGFRLNDACVLFKRGTPDIDPNHPNENAFFRDFYANLAVTLREPIHPLFGFEAREHTAQVDGEKRAVREKRFRFGVKEREELGSDEKHLREIGEANRFLPVLFCSPTMELGVDISALNAVYLRNVPPTPANYAQRSGRAGRSGQAALVLTYSSSQSPHDQYFFRDPKAMVHGEVRPPLLDLANRDLVESHLSAVWLACTELPLDPSIAELLVLSETGRPLKKDVKEPMALPKVSEEARRRIQRVLNLLEEDLSPALAPWYPGRDVFAAEVVERALARFEQAFSRWRELFAAAEQQRDAARRTMDDYSAPQQEKRAAQSRHAQAIDQLNLLQSDTRNLNSPSSDFNTYRYLATEGFLPGYNFPRLPLMAYIPATNDGRGRQTYLQRPRFLALSEFGPRSLVYHEGRAYRVVRAMLSLNQQASATADVRLPTKTVRICKACGAGHWNDEASMCHACSASLGDAEIVNHTYRIENVSTQPAERITANDEERQRQGFELQTTFEWATRDHALDVRKGVALDEEGEIVRLAYGPGATITRLNKGLRRRKKRTQLGFMMDPVSGYWAKNEDEGDDGPDPTASPRQWIVPSVQDRKNALLLQPTDAELSQATLTTVQHALLRGIEAVFQLEEGEILAEPMPQRDARTGFLFYEATEGGAGVLTRLVAEPERLAEVAHEALAIMHFDLANGLPSTVTTFVDAPGGACVAACYRCVMSYFNQPDHELLDRRNEGARGLLLRLARGRLTGLEAPVSRRPTEPPPMPAGGDLASAWRIYARGRELPSPDSEPLLIDEQSVTLVWRGHYVAALFAQNSVLAAKLENKGFEVVVLGENDASWAEPTSSLAKLLGRPA from the coding sequence ATGAGCGGCAAGAGCATGGACGTCTTCTCGTTGAGAGACTCGATCGTCGCCGAGTATCGCAAGTTCGCCACCTCGTTCACGACGATCCACGCGGACGACATCCGCTCACAGGTCGAGGCGCTCTACGCGAAGGGGCGCTTCTGGCCCGATCCGCTCATCCAGATCAACCCGAGCTACAAGCGCGGGGCGAACATCGAGACGCTCATCGCGGGCGGCGCGCTCGCCCCCGGAACCGCGGACATCTTCCGCGCCGACGGCGCTCCGCTGAGCCTCTACAAGCATCAGGAGCAAGCCATCGCGCTTGCCTCGCAGGGCGAGAGCTACGTCGTCACCACCGGCACGGGTTCGGGCAAATCGCTTTGCTTCTTCATCCCGATCGTAAGCGCGGTGCTCGCTGAAAAGCGCGGGAGCGCGTCGAAACGCACGCGGGCGATCATCATCTACCCGATGAATGCGCTGGCCAACAGCCAGCTCGAAGAGCTCGACAAGTTTGTCGCGAACGTCCAAGGCGAGCGACCCATCACGTTCGCGCGCTACACCGGGCAGGAAGACAGTGAAGAACGGCGTCGCGTTGCCGAGAATCCACCCGACATCCTGCTGACGAACTTCATGATGCTCGAGCTCCTGATGACTCGCCAGGACGAGCTCGATCGTAAGGTAATCGGCAACTGCGCCGGCTTGCGCTTCCTCGTGCTTGATGAGCTGCACACGTACCGCGGGCGTCAAGGCGCCGACGTCGCACTGCTCGTGCGGCGCGTGCGCGAGCGTTTGTCGCCTGAGAAGCTCCAGTGCATCGGCACGTCGGCCACGATGGCCAGCGAGGGGAGCGCGCGCAACAAGCAGGAGGTCGTCGCGGGCATCGCCTCCAAGCTGTTCTCGACGACGGTGGACCCGAGCCACGTCATCATCGAGGAGCTCGAACGCGTCACCGACAAGTCGAGGCGCGCAGAGTCCGTGAAGAGCGTGCTCGGTACTGCGATCGACGCGGGACTCCCCTCTAACATCACCGACGAAGGCCTTCACGACCACCCGCTCGCCATCTGGACGGAGACGCGGCTCGGCATCACAACCGCCGACGCGAACCCTGCGTGGCATCGCGCGCGCCCACGAACGCTCGACGAGGCGGCGCGAGAGCTGGCCGCCGAGGCGGGCCGCGACGAGGAGGCGTGCCGTGCAGCGCTTCGGACGCTGCTCCTCGTGTCGAGCCTGCCCGAACGTGATCGAACCGGAGACCCATCCGCCACGCATCGCAGCTTTTTCGCCTTCAAGCTGCACCAGTTCATCTCGGGCGCGGGGCACGCCTTCGCGACCTTCGAGCCGCCCGGCAAGCGCTCGGTCACGGTCGAGGGGCAACAGTACCTTCCCGGCGATCCCGATAAGCGCCTCTACCCAGTCCACTTCTGCCGCGAATGCGGGCACGAGTACCACCCGGTCCGCTTCGTCTCGGACTCGGGCGAACGCGTCTTCCTGGCCCGCGACATCGACGACGCGGCGCCGGCGAAGACCGACGACGAACCGGAGAGCGACGAGGACGAGTCACCCGACCGCGAGGTCTTCGGCTTCCTCACGCTCCACGCCCGCGACCCAGAATTCACGTTCGCCGACCGGGAGGAGGACTACCCGGAGACGTGGCTGGACTTCGATGCCGCCGGCAACCCTCGCATCAAGAGCCACTATCGCAGCGCTCGTGCGCGTGAGGTCATCGTCGCGCCCAACGGCAAGGTGGGCTCCGGCGCGAAGGCCTGGTTCATCCCCGGCCGTTTCCGCTTCTGCCTTCGCTGCGGGGCGACGTACAGTACCTCGGCACGCGACCGCACGCGGCTCGCCTCGCTGTCCGCTGAAGGTCGAAGCTCAGCGACGACGGTGTTGGTCGGGAGCGCGCTTCGCTGGATGCACGGGCGTGACTCCGGGCTCCCGACACACACGCGCAAGCTGCTCGGCTTCACCGACAACCGGCAAGACGCCGCGCTTCAGTCGGGGCACTTCAACGATTTTCTGTTCGTGAGCCTTATCCGCGCTGCCTTCCTTGGCGCGCTCGACGTCGCTGGCCACAAGGGCCTTCGCAGCGACGAACTGGGCACCGCGCAGCAGCGCGCGCTCGGCTTCGACCGTCCTGCGCCGGAGCTGCGGGTCGAATGGCTCCTCGAGCCGACGCTCAAGGGCTTTAACCTAATGGAGGCAGAGAGCGCGCTCCGGCAGGTGCTCTCGTACCGCGTCTGGTTCGATCAACGTCGAGGCTGGCGATACACGAACCCGAACCTCGAGCAGCTCGGGCTCGTGACTGTCGAGTACCTTGGCATCGACGAACTGGCCTCCGACGAGGACCTGTTCGCGACCGCGCCGGACGTTCTGCGCCTCGCGTCGCCCGCCGTGCGCAAGGCGGTCTACCTCGAGGTGTTCGACCACCTGCGCAAGTGGATGGCGATCCGCAGCCAGGTGCTCGACCCGACCGTTATCGAGCAGATGCTGCAGAAGTCCCACAGCCGGCTCCGTGCGCCGTGGGGATTCGGCAACGATGAGAAGCCGCGCAAGGCCCGCTGGCTGCTCATCTCGCCGCCGTCGCGCAAGAATACGAGCTTGCGTGACGAAGATCTCATCGTGCGCGGCGGCTCGCGCAGCGCGCTCGGGAAGACTATCAAGTCGTCACGTGGCTCGCGAACGCCGCAGGAGCCCGATGGGCGCAAGCTCTGGGACAACCCCTCGACGGTGCGTGCCCTCAAACCCGAGGACTTCGACACGCTCATCGAGGTGCTGCTCAAGGCGGCCTGCACGCACGGGCTCGTGTCCGAGGAAGTGACGCCCTTCGGCGACCAGACGGGGTTCCGCCTTAACGACGCCTGCGTGCTCTTCAAGCGCGGCACGCCCGACATCGATCCGAACCACCCGAACGAGAACGCCTTCTTCCGCGACTTTTACGCGAACCTCGCGGTGACGCTGCGCGAGCCGATCCACCCGCTCTTCGGCTTCGAAGCGCGCGAGCACACCGCGCAGGTCGACGGCGAGAAGCGTGCCGTACGCGAGAAGCGGTTCCGCTTCGGCGTGAAGGAGCGGGAGGAGCTCGGCTCCGACGAGAAGCACCTGCGCGAGATCGGCGAGGCCAACCGGTTCCTCCCGGTCCTCTTCTGCTCGCCGACGATGGAACTCGGCGTCGACATCTCCGCCCTGAACGCGGTCTACCTGCGCAACGTTCCGCCTACACCTGCTAACTACGCGCAGCGCAGCGGTCGCGCGGGCCGCAGCGGCCAGGCTGCGCTGGTGCTCACCTACAGCTCTTCGCAGAGCCCGCACGACCAGTACTTCTTTCGCGACCCAAAGGCGATGGTGCACGGCGAGGTTCGCCCGCCGCTCCTCGACCTCGCGAACCGCGACCTCGTCGAGAGCCACCTGTCCGCCGTCTGGCTCGCGTGCACGGAGCTTCCGCTCGATCCGTCGATCGCGGAGCTGCTCGTGCTCTCGGAGACAGGGCGCCCGCTCAAGAAGGATGTGAAGGAGCCGATGGCGCTTCCGAAGGTCTCCGAGGAAGCGCGCCGTCGTATCCAGCGCGTGCTGAACCTCCTCGAGGAAGACCTGTCTCCCGCGCTCGCGCCCTGGTACCCGGGGCGCGACGTGTTCGCGGCCGAAGTCGTGGAACGCGCGCTCGCGCGCTTCGAGCAGGCCTTCAGCCGCTGGCGCGAACTCTTCGCCGCTGCCGAACAACAGCGCGACGCCGCGCGCCGCACAATGGACGACTACTCGGCGCCGCAGCAGGAGAAGCGCGCCGCGCAGAGCCGTCACGCGCAGGCCATCGACCAGCTTAATTTGCTCCAGTCGGACACGCGGAACTTGAACAGCCCGTCGAGCGACTTCAACACGTACCGCTACCTCGCGACCGAGGGCTTCCTACCCGGCTACAACTTCCCGCGCCTTCCGCTGATGGCCTATATCCCCGCGACAAACGATGGGCGCGGACGCCAGACGTACCTCCAGCGACCTCGCTTCCTCGCGCTCTCCGAGTTTGGGCCGAGGAGCCTCGTGTACCACGAGGGCCGTGCGTACCGCGTCGTACGCGCGATGCTCTCGCTGAACCAGCAGGCGAGCGCCACGGCGGACGTGCGCCTTCCCACGAAGACCGTGCGCATCTGCAAGGCGTGCGGCGCGGGGCACTGGAACGACGAAGCGTCGATGTGCCACGCGTGTAGCGCGTCGCTCGGAGACGCGGAGATCGTCAACCACACGTACCGGATCGAGAACGTCTCGACGCAGCCCGCCGAGCGCATCACCGCGAACGACGAGGAGCGCCAGCGCCAGGGCTTCGAGCTGCAGACGACTTTTGAGTGGGCCACGCGTGACCACGCGCTCGACGTCCGCAAGGGCGTCGCCCTCGACGAGGAGGGCGAGATTGTGCGGCTTGCCTACGGACCCGGGGCCACCATTACGCGCCTGAACAAGGGCCTGCGACGCCGGAAGAAACGCACGCAGCTCGGGTTCATGATGGACCCGGTCTCGGGCTACTGGGCGAAGAACGAGGACGAAGGCGATGACGGCCCCGATCCGACGGCGTCGCCGCGCCAGTGGATCGTGCCGAGCGTGCAGGACCGCAAGAACGCGCTGCTGCTCCAGCCCACCGATGCCGAGCTTTCCCAGGCCACGCTGACGACGGTGCAACACGCGCTGCTGCGTGGCATCGAGGCCGTGTTCCAACTCGAGGAAGGCGAGATCCTCGCCGAGCCGATGCCCCAGCGGGACGCGCGCACGGGCTTCCTGTTCTACGAGGCGACTGAAGGCGGCGCCGGTGTGCTTACGCGCCTGGTCGCCGAGCCCGAACGCCTCGCCGAGGTGGCGCACGAAGCGCTCGCCATTATGCACTTCGACCTGGCGAACGGCCTGCCCTCGACAGTGACCACGTTCGTCGACGCGCCCGGCGGCGCGTGCGTCGCGGCCTGTTACCGCTGCGTGATGTCGTACTTCAACCAGCCGGACCACGAACTGCTCGACCGTCGCAACGAGGGCGCGCGCGGGCTCCTACTCCGGCTCGCGCGAGGAAGGCTTACCGGGCTCGAAGCGCCGGTATCGCGGCGTCCCACCGAACCTCCTCCCATGCCTGCGGGCGGCGACCTCGCTTCCGCGTGGCGCATCTACGCTCGCGGGCGCGAGCTTCCTTCACCTGATTCGGAGCCCCTCTTGATCGATGAACAGTCCGTCACGCTTGTGTGGCGCGGCCACTACGTCGCTGCGCTCTTCGCACAGAACAGCGTGCTAGCAGCGAAGCTGGAGAACAAGGGCTTCGAGGTCGTCGTTCTCGGTGAGAACGATGCGTCGTGGGCCGAGCCCACGTCGTCGCTTGCGAAGCTTCTCGGGAGGCCGGCGTGA
- a CDS encoding helix-turn-helix domain-containing protein: MELLKMPEPWSSVDEVAKHLGVAQDSIYRWIEARGLPAHKIGRLWKFKLSDVDGWVRAGGAEGGEKVASKNRTKAKRGRS, from the coding sequence ATGGAGCTGCTCAAGATGCCGGAGCCTTGGTCCTCGGTCGACGAGGTCGCGAAACACTTGGGAGTGGCGCAGGACTCGATCTATCGCTGGATCGAGGCGCGAGGACTCCCAGCGCACAAAATCGGTCGACTCTGGAAGTTCAAGCTCTCGGATGTTGATGGGTGGGTTCGTGCCGGAGGCGCGGAGGGCGGCGAGAAGGTCGCCTCGAAGAACAGGACGAAGGCGAAGCGGGGGCGTTCATGA
- a CDS encoding helicase-related protein → MSTTATTPTPPSSARWSPGSLVRARGREWIVLSGSDAEVLRVRPVAGSEEDQTFIHLALEATPVADASFPKPEPTQKAGHDAALLLRDALVLSLRRGAGPFRSFGQIAIEPRAYQLVPLLMALKLDPVRLLIADDVGVGKTIEAALIARELLDRGDVERFAVLCPPHLVDQWVTELEGRFHLRPVAVTAASAARLERNLPPSESIFTTHSHTVVSLDYIKGERRRAEFLRACPELVIVDEAHTCASTGQGRHQRYELLKGLVSEKARHLVMLTATPHSGDEDAYFRLLGLLHPDFAALSDAAGDEHKKLRDRLAAHFVQRRRPDIAEWKEGNLFPRRETKELTYKLTGTWERFFDAVLDYCASVVAAAGEDTKKQRLNFWGTLALMRCVASSPAAAVQALRTRAGLEEEVAEDDIEARVFDGAADALPDDDVEPPAASEEKALAALITQAEELTGQAGDPKLKILTDHVIELVKEGFNPVVFCRYIATAHYLGQHLASKIKDVAVGVVTGELTSDERKEKVELLGDAERRVLVATDCLSEGVNLQDHFDAVVHYDLSWNPTRHEQREGRVDRFGQKSGVVRATLIYGANNPVDGAVLEVILKKADKIREELGVPVPLPDDGHTLSQALMKAVLLRNREREGKRQQAFAFVEMEEAKAIETRWLDAAEKAKKNRTVFAQRRLKPEDVLPEWKKSLAVLGGKEDVQRFTGRALARLGGALEPVGSSGRRGFKTRSRRSPRTSANVSMSKGS, encoded by the coding sequence GTGAGCACGACGGCAACGACGCCGACGCCGCCCTCGAGCGCGCGGTGGAGCCCCGGCAGCCTTGTGCGCGCACGTGGTCGCGAGTGGATCGTGCTCTCGGGAAGTGACGCCGAGGTGCTGCGCGTTCGTCCGGTCGCGGGCTCGGAGGAGGACCAGACCTTCATCCACCTCGCGCTCGAGGCGACCCCGGTCGCCGACGCCTCCTTCCCGAAGCCCGAGCCCACGCAGAAGGCTGGCCACGATGCGGCGCTGCTCCTGCGTGACGCGCTCGTGTTGTCGCTTCGTCGCGGCGCCGGGCCGTTCCGCAGCTTTGGCCAGATCGCCATCGAGCCGCGCGCCTACCAGCTCGTGCCGCTACTCATGGCGCTCAAGCTCGACCCCGTTCGGCTCCTGATCGCCGACGACGTCGGTGTCGGAAAAACCATCGAAGCAGCGCTAATCGCGCGCGAACTGCTCGACCGTGGCGACGTTGAGCGCTTCGCGGTGCTGTGCCCGCCGCACCTCGTGGACCAGTGGGTGACCGAGCTCGAAGGCCGCTTCCACCTACGACCGGTCGCAGTGACCGCAGCGAGCGCGGCGCGCCTCGAGCGCAACTTGCCGCCGAGCGAGAGCATCTTCACCACGCACTCGCACACGGTCGTCAGCCTGGACTACATCAAGGGCGAGCGCCGTCGCGCAGAGTTTCTACGCGCGTGCCCCGAGTTGGTGATCGTCGACGAGGCGCACACATGCGCGTCGACCGGTCAGGGGCGGCACCAGCGCTACGAGCTGCTGAAGGGGCTCGTCAGCGAAAAGGCGCGCCACCTGGTGATGCTCACGGCGACACCGCATAGCGGTGACGAGGACGCCTACTTCCGACTGCTCGGGCTCCTGCATCCCGACTTCGCGGCGCTGTCGGACGCGGCGGGCGACGAGCACAAGAAGCTCCGCGATCGCCTTGCAGCACACTTCGTCCAGCGCCGACGCCCGGACATCGCCGAGTGGAAGGAGGGCAACCTCTTCCCGCGCCGTGAGACCAAGGAACTGACCTACAAACTCACGGGCACGTGGGAACGCTTCTTCGACGCCGTGCTCGACTACTGCGCCTCTGTCGTTGCGGCAGCCGGGGAAGACACGAAGAAGCAGCGCCTCAACTTCTGGGGCACGCTTGCCCTCATGCGTTGCGTGGCTTCTAGCCCTGCGGCCGCCGTCCAGGCACTTCGCACCCGAGCGGGGCTCGAAGAAGAAGTCGCCGAGGACGACATCGAAGCACGCGTCTTCGACGGAGCCGCCGACGCGCTCCCGGACGACGACGTCGAGCCGCCTGCAGCGTCCGAGGAGAAGGCACTCGCGGCGCTCATCACGCAGGCCGAGGAGCTCACCGGACAGGCCGGAGATCCAAAGCTAAAGATCCTCACCGACCACGTCATCGAGCTGGTGAAGGAAGGCTTCAACCCGGTTGTCTTCTGCCGCTACATCGCGACGGCCCACTACCTCGGACAGCACCTCGCCTCGAAGATCAAGGACGTCGCGGTCGGCGTCGTCACGGGTGAGCTGACCTCGGACGAGCGCAAGGAGAAGGTCGAGTTACTCGGCGACGCCGAGCGGCGCGTCCTCGTGGCCACCGACTGCCTCTCCGAGGGCGTGAACCTTCAGGACCACTTCGATGCGGTCGTCCATTACGACCTCTCGTGGAACCCCACGCGCCACGAGCAGCGCGAAGGCCGCGTCGATCGCTTCGGGCAGAAGAGCGGCGTGGTGCGCGCCACGTTGATCTACGGAGCGAACAACCCGGTCGACGGCGCAGTGCTCGAGGTCATCCTGAAGAAAGCCGACAAGATCCGCGAGGAACTCGGCGTGCCGGTGCCGCTGCCCGACGACGGGCACACGCTGAGTCAGGCGCTCATGAAGGCCGTGCTCCTCCGTAATCGCGAGCGCGAAGGGAAGCGTCAGCAGGCCTTTGCGTTCGTCGAGATGGAGGAAGCAAAGGCCATCGAGACCCGCTGGCTCGATGCGGCCGAGAAGGCGAAGAAGAACCGTACGGTCTTCGCACAGCGCCGCCTCAAGCCCGAGGACGTGCTGCCCGAATGGAAGAAATCGCTGGCTGTGCTCGGTGGAAAGGAGGACGTGCAGCGCTTCACGGGCCGCGCCCTCGCTCGTTTGGGTGGTGCGCTGGAGCCCGTAGGCAGCTCTGGACGTCGAGGTTTCAAGACGCGCTCACGGCGCTCCCCGAGGACGTCCGCGAACGTCTCGATGTCGAAGGGCTCGTAG